From a region of the Panicum virgatum strain AP13 chromosome 2K, P.virgatum_v5, whole genome shotgun sequence genome:
- the LOC120665331 gene encoding uncharacterized protein LOC120665331 isoform X3 codes for MIVKNKKIAQFAKWVLDIGEGKYPAYDDNNDTDEKWIQIPSQLLLQPMANNIEAITDVIYHDFSTNFTCINYLAERAVICPLNTTVDVINDTMLEKVPGDSKIYLSYDSIVNSIEQPDDFPILYPPEFLNSITLNNFSQHRLALKINVPVVLLCNIDQSIGLCNGTRLLIVKLGDYVIEGKIITGSHIGEHVCIPRVVLHGTSPKWPFTLARRQFPIKVCYALTINKCQGQTLQKVGIYLKGHVFSHGQLYVAVSRVTSQEGLKILIENEDGTSGTATKNIVYRMTCIPLKDINQGSYKTKICARLTRLSEFILDDKPEQIQRLDFVLLDVEGHAIEAQVPQQHISRFLSRLKEGTVYFVEFFQVVPCRTNYRAVSHTYMIKFTCHTRVTEFNAAPPTLPKYAYTLASFDTLRTRIDYTADMSDTIGRIVSVEPATTAYVKGLKKAIRHLYISDGRESIEVVLWSRQATEFPAEKIIELSKEKPIILLLLGIIAKSREGQLKIQGSMSCQYHINPAIPEAAALINKFTGFPHQVTWTGAATSSSSDIMTTSVTELAKLTNPHELYGNIYQVNVVLRTISPNQPWWYLGCILCRKRVFPEGETYRCPKCSGNKAEPMYRIVFIAADPDNFLEDNAPTIEITFFGNMGQELTGIPVLQLAAISEGNNVSIPPEITRLYSHKYTLAISVPFSSMQRENVSYQVKNIITTAGPVITTKTIYPATSGTGQQQTKPTQDTTRHLPVAETTKLDSNKEEGKVATPLPSPQRLQMETSTTSSEDDLAFSTEAGTSGKKQNEM; via the exons ATGAtagtgaaaaacaaaaaaatagcaCAATTTGCAAAATGGGTGTTGGATATCGGCGAAGGCAAATATCCTGCTTATGATGACAATAATGACACTGATGAAAAATGGATACAGATACCTTCTCAATTATTACTTCAACCAATGGCCAATAATATTGAAGCAATAACAGATGTGATTTATCACGACTTCTCTACAAACTTTACATGTATTAACTATCTTGCTGAAAGAGCTGTGATCTGCCCATTAAATACCACAGTTGACGTCATCAATGATACAATGTTAGAGAAGGTCCCTGGAGACAGCAAGATATATCTGAGTTACGACAGCATAGTCAACTCAATTGAACAACCAGATGACTTCCCAATTCTATATCCACCTGAATTTCTTAATTCTATAACATTAAACAATTTCTCCCAGCACAGACTTGCCCTAAAGATTAATGTTCCAGTTGTCCTGTTATGTAATATTGATCAGTCAATCGGACTATGCAATGGGACTCGGTTGCTCATTGTTAAATTAGGTGACTATGTgattgaaggaaaaataataacaggCTCCCATATTGGAGAGCATGTTTGCATCCCTAGAGTCGTTTTACATGGAACCAGTCCAAAAtggccatttactctagcaaggCGTCAATTTCCAATCAAAGTATGCTATGCACTGACCATTAATAAATGCCAAGGTCAGACGCTGCAAAAAGTTGGGATTTACTTGAAAGGACATGTATTCTCTCACGGTCAATTATATGTTGCAGTTTCAAGAGTCACATCACAAGAAGGCCTGAAGATATTAATCgaaaatgaagatggaacaTCTGGGACTGCTACAAAGAATATTGTCTATAG GATGACCTGCATTCCATTAAAGGATATCAACCAAGGATCATACAAAACAAAAATCTGTGCAAGACTAACAAGGCTTTCTGAATTTATCCTTGATGACAAACCAGAACAAATACAACGATTGGACTTTGTGCTACTAGATGTCGAG GGACATGCAATCGAAGCTCAAGTACCCCAGCAACACATCAGTCGTTTCTTATCACGTCTTAAAGAAGGAACTGTGTACTTTGTTGAATTCTTCCAGGTCGTTCCATGTAGGACCAATTACCGAGCAGTCAGCCATACATACATGATTAAATTCACATGCCATACTAGAGTAACTGAATTCAATGCTGCGCCTCCAACATTACCCAAATATGCATATACTCTAGCATCATTTGATACTCTGAGGACCAGAATCGACTATACAGCTGACATGTCAG ACACAATAGGTCGAATTGTCTCTGTTGAACCTGCTACAACTGCTTATGTAAAAGGTCTGAAGAAAGCAATACGTCACCTTTACATATCCGATGGCCG CGAATCCATTGAAGTGGTCCTTTGGAGCCGTCAAGCAACTGAATTCCCAGCTGAAAAAATCATTGAACTGAGTAAAGAAAAACCTATAATTTTACTACTCCTTGGTATCATTGCCAAATCACGTGAAG GTCAGCTAAAAATACAAGGAAGCATGTCATGCCAATACCATATCAATCCTGCAATCCCAGAAGCAGCAGCTCTCATAAACAA ATTTACAGGTTTTCCTCATCAAGTAACATGGACTGGTGCagccacttcttcttcttcagataTTATGACTACATCAGTGACAGAATTAGCAAAATTGACCAATCCACATGAACTCTAT GGTAACATATATCAAGTTAACGTCGTACTCAGAACAATATCACCCAATCAACCATGGTGGTACTTAGGCTGCATATTATGCAGAAAAAGAGTATTCCCAGAAGGTGAAACGTACAGATGTCCCAAATGCTCTGGAAATAAAGCTGAACCTAT GTACCGAATTGTTTTCATTGCAGCTGATCCAGACAACTTCTTGGAAGATAATGCACCTACCATTGAAATAACATTCTTTGGAAACATGGGTCAAGAACTTACAGGCATCCCGGTGCTCCAATTAGCAGCAATATCTGAAGGAAATAATGTTTCTATCCCCCCAGAAATAACACGTCTCTATAGTCACAAATACACCCTTGCAATCAGTGTTCCATTCTCATCAATGCAAAGAGAAAATGTATCATATCAGGTAAAAAATATCATCACTACAGCAGGCCCTGTTATCACTACCAAAACTATATATCCTGCTACTTCAG GAACAGGACAACAACAAACTAAACCTACCCAGGACACCACAAGACACTTACCAGTTGCTGAAACCACCAAACTAGACAGTAACAAG GAAGAAGGCAAGGTAGCAACCCCCCTGCCTTCACCTCAACGATTACAAATGGAAACATCG ACAACTTCTTCAGAGGATGACCTTGCATTTTCTACAGAAGCTGG CACATCCGGTAAAAAACAAAACGAAATGTGA
- the LOC120665331 gene encoding replication factor A protein 1-like isoform X6 produces MLGSFGGTGKTFLWNCILSKLRSQVSRVTSQEGLKILIENEDGTSGTATKNIVYRMTCIPLKDINQGSYKTKICARLTRLSEFILDDKPEQIQRLDFVLLDVEGHAIEAQVPQQHISRFLSRLKEGTVYFVEFFQVVPCRTNYRAVSHTYMIKFTCHTRVTEFNAAPPTLPKYAYTLASFDTLRTRIDYTADMSDTIGRIVSVEPATTAYVKGLKKAIRHLYISDGRESIEVVLWSRQATEFPAEKIIELSKEKPIILLLLGIIAKSREGQLKIQGSMSCQYHINPAIPEAAALINKFTGFPHQVTWTGAATSSSSDIMTTSVTELAKLTNPHELYGNIYQVNVVLRTISPNQPWWYLGCILCRKRVFPEGETYRCPKCSGNKAEPMYRIVFIAADPDNFLEDNAPTIEITFFGNMGQELTGIPVLQLAAISEGNNVSIPPEITRLYSHKYTLAISVPFSSMQRENVSYQVKNIITTAGPVITTKTIYPATSGTGQQQTKPTQDTTRHLPVAETTKLDSNKEEGKVATPLPSPQRLQMETSSPTMKQTTSSEDDLAFSTEAGYLPHQKTHPVKNKTKCEKKTWRLNLNPTSADFTYYQSTASFALSNQLPLATLNVCIM; encoded by the exons ATGCTAGGAA GTTTTGGTGGAACTGGAAAAACCTTCCTTTGGAATTGCATCCTTTCTAAATTAAGATCACAAG TTTCAAGAGTCACATCACAAGAAGGCCTGAAGATATTAATCgaaaatgaagatggaacaTCTGGGACTGCTACAAAGAATATTGTCTATAG GATGACCTGCATTCCATTAAAGGATATCAACCAAGGATCATACAAAACAAAAATCTGTGCAAGACTAACAAGGCTTTCTGAATTTATCCTTGATGACAAACCAGAACAAATACAACGATTGGACTTTGTGCTACTAGATGTCGAG GGACATGCAATCGAAGCTCAAGTACCCCAGCAACACATCAGTCGTTTCTTATCACGTCTTAAAGAAGGAACTGTGTACTTTGTTGAATTCTTCCAGGTCGTTCCATGTAGGACCAATTACCGAGCAGTCAGCCATACATACATGATTAAATTCACATGCCATACTAGAGTAACTGAATTCAATGCTGCGCCTCCAACATTACCCAAATATGCATATACTCTAGCATCATTTGATACTCTGAGGACCAGAATCGACTATACAGCTGACATGTCAG ACACAATAGGTCGAATTGTCTCTGTTGAACCTGCTACAACTGCTTATGTAAAAGGTCTGAAGAAAGCAATACGTCACCTTTACATATCCGATGGCCG CGAATCCATTGAAGTGGTCCTTTGGAGCCGTCAAGCAACTGAATTCCCAGCTGAAAAAATCATTGAACTGAGTAAAGAAAAACCTATAATTTTACTACTCCTTGGTATCATTGCCAAATCACGTGAAG GTCAGCTAAAAATACAAGGAAGCATGTCATGCCAATACCATATCAATCCTGCAATCCCAGAAGCAGCAGCTCTCATAAACAA ATTTACAGGTTTTCCTCATCAAGTAACATGGACTGGTGCagccacttcttcttcttcagataTTATGACTACATCAGTGACAGAATTAGCAAAATTGACCAATCCACATGAACTCTAT GGTAACATATATCAAGTTAACGTCGTACTCAGAACAATATCACCCAATCAACCATGGTGGTACTTAGGCTGCATATTATGCAGAAAAAGAGTATTCCCAGAAGGTGAAACGTACAGATGTCCCAAATGCTCTGGAAATAAAGCTGAACCTAT GTACCGAATTGTTTTCATTGCAGCTGATCCAGACAACTTCTTGGAAGATAATGCACCTACCATTGAAATAACATTCTTTGGAAACATGGGTCAAGAACTTACAGGCATCCCGGTGCTCCAATTAGCAGCAATATCTGAAGGAAATAATGTTTCTATCCCCCCAGAAATAACACGTCTCTATAGTCACAAATACACCCTTGCAATCAGTGTTCCATTCTCATCAATGCAAAGAGAAAATGTATCATATCAGGTAAAAAATATCATCACTACAGCAGGCCCTGTTATCACTACCAAAACTATATATCCTGCTACTTCAG GAACAGGACAACAACAAACTAAACCTACCCAGGACACCACAAGACACTTACCAGTTGCTGAAACCACCAAACTAGACAGTAACAAG GAAGAAGGCAAGGTAGCAACCCCCCTGCCTTCACCTCAACGATTACAAATGGAAACATCG tctccaacaatgaaacAGACAACTTCTTCAGAGGATGACCTTGCATTTTCTACAGAAGCTGGGTACCTCCCTCATCAGAAAA CACATCCGGTAAAAAACAAAACGAAATGTGAGAAGAAAACTTGGAGACTGAACCTCAATCCAACTTCAGCGGACTTCACCTACTATCAATCTACTGCCTCTTTTGCTCTCAGCAATCAGTTGCCACTAGCTACCCTAAACGTTTGTATTATGTAA
- the LOC120665331 gene encoding uncharacterized protein LOC120665331 isoform X1, protein MIVKNKKIAQFAKWVLDIGEGKYPAYDDNNDTDEKWIQIPSQLLLQPMANNIEAITDVIYHDFSTNFTCINYLAERAVICPLNTTVDVINDTMLEKVPGDSKIYLSYDSIVNSIEQPDDFPILYPPEFLNSITLNNFSQHRLALKINVPVVLLCNIDQSIGLCNGTRLLIVKLGDYVIEGKIITGSHIGEHVCIPRVVLHGTSPKWPFTLARRQFPIKVCYALTINKCQGQTLQKVGIYLKGHVFSHGQLYVAVSRVTSQEGLKILIENEDGTSGTATKNIVYRMTCIPLKDINQGSYKTKICARLTRLSEFILDDKPEQIQRLDFVLLDVEGHAIEAQVPQQHISRFLSRLKEGTVYFVEFFQVVPCRTNYRAVSHTYMIKFTCHTRVTEFNAAPPTLPKYAYTLASFDTLRTRIDYTADMSDTIGRIVSVEPATTAYVKGLKKAIRHLYISDGRESIEVVLWSRQATEFPAEKIIELSKEKPIILLLLGIIAKSREGQLKIQGSMSCQYHINPAIPEAAALINKFTGFPHQVTWTGAATSSSSDIMTTSVTELAKLTNPHELYGNIYQVNVVLRTISPNQPWWYLGCILCRKRVFPEGETYRCPKCSGNKAEPMYRIVFIAADPDNFLEDNAPTIEITFFGNMGQELTGIPVLQLAAISEGNNVSIPPEITRLYSHKYTLAISVPFSSMQRENVSYQVKNIITTAGPVITTKTIYPATSGTGQQQTKPTQDTTRHLPVAETTKLDSNKEEGKVATPLPSPQRLQMETSSPTMKQTTSSEDDLAFSTEAGYLPHQKTHPVKNKTKCEKKTWRLNLNPTSADFTYYQSTASFALSNQLPLATLNVCIM, encoded by the exons ATGAtagtgaaaaacaaaaaaatagcaCAATTTGCAAAATGGGTGTTGGATATCGGCGAAGGCAAATATCCTGCTTATGATGACAATAATGACACTGATGAAAAATGGATACAGATACCTTCTCAATTATTACTTCAACCAATGGCCAATAATATTGAAGCAATAACAGATGTGATTTATCACGACTTCTCTACAAACTTTACATGTATTAACTATCTTGCTGAAAGAGCTGTGATCTGCCCATTAAATACCACAGTTGACGTCATCAATGATACAATGTTAGAGAAGGTCCCTGGAGACAGCAAGATATATCTGAGTTACGACAGCATAGTCAACTCAATTGAACAACCAGATGACTTCCCAATTCTATATCCACCTGAATTTCTTAATTCTATAACATTAAACAATTTCTCCCAGCACAGACTTGCCCTAAAGATTAATGTTCCAGTTGTCCTGTTATGTAATATTGATCAGTCAATCGGACTATGCAATGGGACTCGGTTGCTCATTGTTAAATTAGGTGACTATGTgattgaaggaaaaataataacaggCTCCCATATTGGAGAGCATGTTTGCATCCCTAGAGTCGTTTTACATGGAACCAGTCCAAAAtggccatttactctagcaaggCGTCAATTTCCAATCAAAGTATGCTATGCACTGACCATTAATAAATGCCAAGGTCAGACGCTGCAAAAAGTTGGGATTTACTTGAAAGGACATGTATTCTCTCACGGTCAATTATATGTTGCAGTTTCAAGAGTCACATCACAAGAAGGCCTGAAGATATTAATCgaaaatgaagatggaacaTCTGGGACTGCTACAAAGAATATTGTCTATAG GATGACCTGCATTCCATTAAAGGATATCAACCAAGGATCATACAAAACAAAAATCTGTGCAAGACTAACAAGGCTTTCTGAATTTATCCTTGATGACAAACCAGAACAAATACAACGATTGGACTTTGTGCTACTAGATGTCGAG GGACATGCAATCGAAGCTCAAGTACCCCAGCAACACATCAGTCGTTTCTTATCACGTCTTAAAGAAGGAACTGTGTACTTTGTTGAATTCTTCCAGGTCGTTCCATGTAGGACCAATTACCGAGCAGTCAGCCATACATACATGATTAAATTCACATGCCATACTAGAGTAACTGAATTCAATGCTGCGCCTCCAACATTACCCAAATATGCATATACTCTAGCATCATTTGATACTCTGAGGACCAGAATCGACTATACAGCTGACATGTCAG ACACAATAGGTCGAATTGTCTCTGTTGAACCTGCTACAACTGCTTATGTAAAAGGTCTGAAGAAAGCAATACGTCACCTTTACATATCCGATGGCCG CGAATCCATTGAAGTGGTCCTTTGGAGCCGTCAAGCAACTGAATTCCCAGCTGAAAAAATCATTGAACTGAGTAAAGAAAAACCTATAATTTTACTACTCCTTGGTATCATTGCCAAATCACGTGAAG GTCAGCTAAAAATACAAGGAAGCATGTCATGCCAATACCATATCAATCCTGCAATCCCAGAAGCAGCAGCTCTCATAAACAA ATTTACAGGTTTTCCTCATCAAGTAACATGGACTGGTGCagccacttcttcttcttcagataTTATGACTACATCAGTGACAGAATTAGCAAAATTGACCAATCCACATGAACTCTAT GGTAACATATATCAAGTTAACGTCGTACTCAGAACAATATCACCCAATCAACCATGGTGGTACTTAGGCTGCATATTATGCAGAAAAAGAGTATTCCCAGAAGGTGAAACGTACAGATGTCCCAAATGCTCTGGAAATAAAGCTGAACCTAT GTACCGAATTGTTTTCATTGCAGCTGATCCAGACAACTTCTTGGAAGATAATGCACCTACCATTGAAATAACATTCTTTGGAAACATGGGTCAAGAACTTACAGGCATCCCGGTGCTCCAATTAGCAGCAATATCTGAAGGAAATAATGTTTCTATCCCCCCAGAAATAACACGTCTCTATAGTCACAAATACACCCTTGCAATCAGTGTTCCATTCTCATCAATGCAAAGAGAAAATGTATCATATCAGGTAAAAAATATCATCACTACAGCAGGCCCTGTTATCACTACCAAAACTATATATCCTGCTACTTCAG GAACAGGACAACAACAAACTAAACCTACCCAGGACACCACAAGACACTTACCAGTTGCTGAAACCACCAAACTAGACAGTAACAAG GAAGAAGGCAAGGTAGCAACCCCCCTGCCTTCACCTCAACGATTACAAATGGAAACATCG tctccaacaatgaaacAGACAACTTCTTCAGAGGATGACCTTGCATTTTCTACAGAAGCTGGGTACCTCCCTCATCAGAAAA CACATCCGGTAAAAAACAAAACGAAATGTGAGAAGAAAACTTGGAGACTGAACCTCAATCCAACTTCAGCGGACTTCACCTACTATCAATCTACTGCCTCTTTTGCTCTCAGCAATCAGTTGCCACTAGCTACCCTAAACGTTTGTATTATGTAA
- the LOC120665331 gene encoding uncharacterized protein LOC120665331 isoform X5 has product MRFASAGRRFSFGDGSAATGDTHAEQGSVEMEADRGRDRADGRVHRAEMASAGGVSDGDGLLSGFGGTGKTFLWNCILSKLRSQVSRVTSQEGLKILIENEDGTSGTATKNIVYRMTCIPLKDINQGSYKTKICARLTRLSEFILDDKPEQIQRLDFVLLDVEGHAIEAQVPQQHISRFLSRLKEGTVYFVEFFQVVPCRTNYRAVSHTYMIKFTCHTRVTEFNAAPPTLPKYAYTLASFDTLRTRIDYTADMSDTIGRIVSVEPATTAYVKGLKKAIRHLYISDGRESIEVVLWSRQATEFPAEKIIELSKEKPIILLLLGIIAKSREGQLKIQGSMSCQYHINPAIPEAAALINKFTGFPHQVTWTGAATSSSSDIMTTSVTELAKLTNPHELYGNIYQVNVVLRTISPNQPWWYLGCILCRKRVFPEGETYRCPKCSGNKAEPMYRIVFIAADPDNFLEDNAPTIEITFFGNMGQELTGIPVLQLAAISEGNNVSIPPEITRLYSHKYTLAISVPFSSMQRENVSYQVKNIITTAGPVITTKTIYPATSGTGQQQTKPTQDTTRHLPVAETTKLDSNKEEGKVATPLPSPQRLQMETSSPTMKQTTSSEDDLAFSTEAGYLPHQKTHPVKNKTKCEKKTWRLNLNPTSADFTYYQSTASFALSNQLPLATLNVCIM; this is encoded by the exons ATGCGCTTTGCCTCCGCAGGGAGGAGGTTCTCCTTCGGGGATGGCAGTGCCGCGACCGGGGACACGCACGCTGAGCAAGGGAGCGTGGAGATGGAGGCGGATCGGGGACGAGATCGCGCAGATGGACGCGTGCATCGCGCGGAGATGGCGTCGGCCGGGGGCGttagcgacggcgacggccttcTCTCCG GTTTTGGTGGAACTGGAAAAACCTTCCTTTGGAATTGCATCCTTTCTAAATTAAGATCACAAG TTTCAAGAGTCACATCACAAGAAGGCCTGAAGATATTAATCgaaaatgaagatggaacaTCTGGGACTGCTACAAAGAATATTGTCTATAG GATGACCTGCATTCCATTAAAGGATATCAACCAAGGATCATACAAAACAAAAATCTGTGCAAGACTAACAAGGCTTTCTGAATTTATCCTTGATGACAAACCAGAACAAATACAACGATTGGACTTTGTGCTACTAGATGTCGAG GGACATGCAATCGAAGCTCAAGTACCCCAGCAACACATCAGTCGTTTCTTATCACGTCTTAAAGAAGGAACTGTGTACTTTGTTGAATTCTTCCAGGTCGTTCCATGTAGGACCAATTACCGAGCAGTCAGCCATACATACATGATTAAATTCACATGCCATACTAGAGTAACTGAATTCAATGCTGCGCCTCCAACATTACCCAAATATGCATATACTCTAGCATCATTTGATACTCTGAGGACCAGAATCGACTATACAGCTGACATGTCAG ACACAATAGGTCGAATTGTCTCTGTTGAACCTGCTACAACTGCTTATGTAAAAGGTCTGAAGAAAGCAATACGTCACCTTTACATATCCGATGGCCG CGAATCCATTGAAGTGGTCCTTTGGAGCCGTCAAGCAACTGAATTCCCAGCTGAAAAAATCATTGAACTGAGTAAAGAAAAACCTATAATTTTACTACTCCTTGGTATCATTGCCAAATCACGTGAAG GTCAGCTAAAAATACAAGGAAGCATGTCATGCCAATACCATATCAATCCTGCAATCCCAGAAGCAGCAGCTCTCATAAACAA ATTTACAGGTTTTCCTCATCAAGTAACATGGACTGGTGCagccacttcttcttcttcagataTTATGACTACATCAGTGACAGAATTAGCAAAATTGACCAATCCACATGAACTCTAT GGTAACATATATCAAGTTAACGTCGTACTCAGAACAATATCACCCAATCAACCATGGTGGTACTTAGGCTGCATATTATGCAGAAAAAGAGTATTCCCAGAAGGTGAAACGTACAGATGTCCCAAATGCTCTGGAAATAAAGCTGAACCTAT GTACCGAATTGTTTTCATTGCAGCTGATCCAGACAACTTCTTGGAAGATAATGCACCTACCATTGAAATAACATTCTTTGGAAACATGGGTCAAGAACTTACAGGCATCCCGGTGCTCCAATTAGCAGCAATATCTGAAGGAAATAATGTTTCTATCCCCCCAGAAATAACACGTCTCTATAGTCACAAATACACCCTTGCAATCAGTGTTCCATTCTCATCAATGCAAAGAGAAAATGTATCATATCAGGTAAAAAATATCATCACTACAGCAGGCCCTGTTATCACTACCAAAACTATATATCCTGCTACTTCAG GAACAGGACAACAACAAACTAAACCTACCCAGGACACCACAAGACACTTACCAGTTGCTGAAACCACCAAACTAGACAGTAACAAG GAAGAAGGCAAGGTAGCAACCCCCCTGCCTTCACCTCAACGATTACAAATGGAAACATCG tctccaacaatgaaacAGACAACTTCTTCAGAGGATGACCTTGCATTTTCTACAGAAGCTGGGTACCTCCCTCATCAGAAAA CACATCCGGTAAAAAACAAAACGAAATGTGAGAAGAAAACTTGGAGACTGAACCTCAATCCAACTTCAGCGGACTTCACCTACTATCAATCTACTGCCTCTTTTGCTCTCAGCAATCAGTTGCCACTAGCTACCCTAAACGTTTGTATTATGTAA
- the LOC120665331 gene encoding replication factor A protein 1-like isoform X8, producing MRFASAGRRFSFGDGSAATGDTHAEQGSVEMEADRGRDRADGRVHRAEMASAGGVSDGDGLLSGFGGTGKTFLWNCILSKLRSQVSRVTSQEGLKILIENEDGTSGTATKNIVYRMTCIPLKDINQGSYKTKICARLTRLSEFILDDKPEQIQRLDFVLLDVEGHAIEAQVPQQHISRFLSRLKEGTVYFVEFFQVVPCRTNYRAVSHTYMIKFTCHTRVTEFNAAPPTLPKYAYTLASFDTLRTRIDYTADMSDTIGRIVSVEPATTAYVKGLKKAIRHLYISDGRESIEVVLWSRQATEFPAEKIIELSKEKPIILLLLGIIAKSREGQLKIQGSMSCQYHINPAIPEAAALINKFTGFPHQVTWTGAATSSSSDIMTTSVTELAKLTNPHELYGNIYQVNVVLRTISPNQPWWYLGCILCRKRVFPEGETYRCPKCSGNKAEPMYRIVFIAADPDNFLEDNAPTIEITFFGNMGQELTGIPVLQLAAISEGNNVSIPPEITRLYSHKYTLAISVPFSSMQRENVSYQVKNIITTAGPVITTKTIYPATSGTGQQQTKPTQDTTRHLPVAETTKLDSNKEEGKVATPLPSPQRLQMETSSPTMKQTTSSEDDLAFSTEAGTSGKKQNEM from the exons ATGCGCTTTGCCTCCGCAGGGAGGAGGTTCTCCTTCGGGGATGGCAGTGCCGCGACCGGGGACACGCACGCTGAGCAAGGGAGCGTGGAGATGGAGGCGGATCGGGGACGAGATCGCGCAGATGGACGCGTGCATCGCGCGGAGATGGCGTCGGCCGGGGGCGttagcgacggcgacggccttcTCTCCG GTTTTGGTGGAACTGGAAAAACCTTCCTTTGGAATTGCATCCTTTCTAAATTAAGATCACAAG TTTCAAGAGTCACATCACAAGAAGGCCTGAAGATATTAATCgaaaatgaagatggaacaTCTGGGACTGCTACAAAGAATATTGTCTATAG GATGACCTGCATTCCATTAAAGGATATCAACCAAGGATCATACAAAACAAAAATCTGTGCAAGACTAACAAGGCTTTCTGAATTTATCCTTGATGACAAACCAGAACAAATACAACGATTGGACTTTGTGCTACTAGATGTCGAG GGACATGCAATCGAAGCTCAAGTACCCCAGCAACACATCAGTCGTTTCTTATCACGTCTTAAAGAAGGAACTGTGTACTTTGTTGAATTCTTCCAGGTCGTTCCATGTAGGACCAATTACCGAGCAGTCAGCCATACATACATGATTAAATTCACATGCCATACTAGAGTAACTGAATTCAATGCTGCGCCTCCAACATTACCCAAATATGCATATACTCTAGCATCATTTGATACTCTGAGGACCAGAATCGACTATACAGCTGACATGTCAG ACACAATAGGTCGAATTGTCTCTGTTGAACCTGCTACAACTGCTTATGTAAAAGGTCTGAAGAAAGCAATACGTCACCTTTACATATCCGATGGCCG CGAATCCATTGAAGTGGTCCTTTGGAGCCGTCAAGCAACTGAATTCCCAGCTGAAAAAATCATTGAACTGAGTAAAGAAAAACCTATAATTTTACTACTCCTTGGTATCATTGCCAAATCACGTGAAG GTCAGCTAAAAATACAAGGAAGCATGTCATGCCAATACCATATCAATCCTGCAATCCCAGAAGCAGCAGCTCTCATAAACAA ATTTACAGGTTTTCCTCATCAAGTAACATGGACTGGTGCagccacttcttcttcttcagataTTATGACTACATCAGTGACAGAATTAGCAAAATTGACCAATCCACATGAACTCTAT GGTAACATATATCAAGTTAACGTCGTACTCAGAACAATATCACCCAATCAACCATGGTGGTACTTAGGCTGCATATTATGCAGAAAAAGAGTATTCCCAGAAGGTGAAACGTACAGATGTCCCAAATGCTCTGGAAATAAAGCTGAACCTAT GTACCGAATTGTTTTCATTGCAGCTGATCCAGACAACTTCTTGGAAGATAATGCACCTACCATTGAAATAACATTCTTTGGAAACATGGGTCAAGAACTTACAGGCATCCCGGTGCTCCAATTAGCAGCAATATCTGAAGGAAATAATGTTTCTATCCCCCCAGAAATAACACGTCTCTATAGTCACAAATACACCCTTGCAATCAGTGTTCCATTCTCATCAATGCAAAGAGAAAATGTATCATATCAGGTAAAAAATATCATCACTACAGCAGGCCCTGTTATCACTACCAAAACTATATATCCTGCTACTTCAG GAACAGGACAACAACAAACTAAACCTACCCAGGACACCACAAGACACTTACCAGTTGCTGAAACCACCAAACTAGACAGTAACAAG GAAGAAGGCAAGGTAGCAACCCCCCTGCCTTCACCTCAACGATTACAAATGGAAACATCG tctccaacaatgaaacAGACAACTTCTTCAGAGGATGACCTTGCATTTTCTACAGAAGCTGG CACATCCGGTAAAAAACAAAACGAAATGTGA